A genomic region of Runella rosea contains the following coding sequences:
- a CDS encoding translocation/assembly module TamB domain-containing protein, with amino-acid sequence MRKVGKIVLLAFIGLLLVLGTVIVWLQTGSGQDWLTRRVVSYLRQKLQTRVEIAQVRFQLPDWIELQNIYLEDKQRDTLLMGKRVFVDLDVWGLMQNKVGINNIELENVYLNVHRTLPDTTFNFGFVTHAFSSPDSQPDTASAPLDMRLDALKLKNVRVSYRDAIIGTDAALWIEESNVNFSAFNPSYNRYHLTNTVLNAGKATVRMYTPLRPAKPGTDSLVTINSADSLDFKLGKIQVKNYEIIYNDETQKLKASGKIGQLDLESDYIHLDKLAVSLKKVGVQNTNLAYRTESLNVDISQFNTQLENFVFTPERAAGKLKSASMVEKRGFVLHQVQTDFVYSTTQTSLENLFIQTNETILRNRAVLRYRSLDELTDNIGNVGLDVNLQNSQISFKDVLTWMPTLRKTPPFDRNPTAIVKVNGIVTGKVNQLTLKAVDVQTLQGTHLRMEGKIAGLPDPQKMALDLKIGEFSTTRADIERIAPKDALPASIEIPAKLLLTGTVKGSLNDLNLNTRLASDMGDATFEGNLKNFVRGKNEGYQGTLVLKDFNAGKLLKQPPEQLGKLSLTATVNGQGIDPKTLQAVLKGTVLSADVKGYTYQNLNLEGTYRQQVADFVAAIADPNATLRLTIQADLRPEYPVISAEADIDELRLKPLNLYSENLGIRGKINAVFPSTNPADPRGTLLIQDGVLIQDGKEIALQTLSLNLENENGERLAVIDAPFLKARATGVFRYEQLADILLTEINRYFALPAIQYKPIAEPYRFSLEGKVANHAALKAFVPELTRMDTVRFSMQLNSQQDTTLRLKLQAPLIEYDSTLVERVTINVDGAKNKANYAAYVDKVTSGTTNIRRTYLNGEITNNIVGFNLVLKDSLDKDRHGMEGVLASIDNNYRLQLRRRGLLLDYKNWTADSTGYVQFGKDGLLARKFTINQNRQRLFVNSLTDTPNGPLRIEMDSLNLRPLVGIMADSTLMGGVLAGNVILQNYTQENPAFTGDFSIRDLTVMDILIGNLNAKAANQSADNIVAEATLKSAQNDVKLSGNYLLKSKTPLNLTLDIRRMGMQTVEAFSLGELRRTRGSLAGKATIKGAIDKPQIDGSVAFDSVSFNITQLGATYRINNSRLQFKGSDILLQKFVVSDTANRPLQIDGKVNIAKIPDVSYDLNIVGKDFTVLNATRKENEFFYGNGIVDANLHVAGVGSKPAIDGSVKLKEGSDITVILPDDNFGENATEGIVEFINPNKPAVVDSSAIESAPIDFASEISLNLEADDRSQLTIVVDELNGDNLKVRGNAQLNAGISPSGQVFILGLYEITQGSYDLTFEILKRGFTIQKGSRLIWTGDPMKADVDITAVYPVTAELTPIVPNDADYKNKKLPLQVLLKMQGSLEKPQITFDIRPDKTRMSADEVSRIENDGVFTELQQNQAAMNKQVFSLLVLNKFSGEQSSDFFSSVNPELIARESVSKLLTDQLNMLASDLIKGVKLDFNLNSTSVSTNTGTAAQTDLNVGLSKAFMDDRLTVNVGRNFEIESGARAARSTEIIDNVNVNYNLTRDGRYAFRAYRKNQYQAVLEGFIVETGVSFAVVLDYDKLKEMFKK; translated from the coding sequence TTGAGAAAAGTAGGCAAAATAGTTCTTCTGGCCTTCATTGGGTTGTTATTGGTTTTGGGAACAGTCATCGTTTGGCTGCAAACAGGGTCGGGACAAGACTGGCTTACGCGTCGTGTGGTATCGTATCTGCGCCAAAAACTTCAGACCCGCGTTGAAATCGCGCAGGTGCGTTTTCAGTTGCCCGACTGGATAGAGTTGCAAAATATTTATCTGGAAGATAAACAGCGAGATACCCTGCTGATGGGCAAAAGGGTATTTGTGGACTTGGACGTGTGGGGGTTGATGCAAAACAAAGTGGGCATTAATAATATTGAGCTAGAAAATGTATACCTCAACGTTCATCGTACTTTACCCGATACTACTTTCAATTTTGGATTCGTTACGCACGCATTTAGTAGTCCTGATAGCCAGCCCGATACCGCGTCAGCACCGCTGGATATGCGATTGGATGCCCTCAAACTCAAAAATGTAAGAGTATCGTACCGCGATGCCATCATCGGAACCGACGCGGCTCTTTGGATTGAAGAATCAAACGTAAATTTTTCGGCCTTTAATCCTTCCTACAATCGGTATCATTTGACCAATACGGTCTTGAATGCCGGCAAGGCTACAGTGAGAATGTACACCCCGCTTCGGCCTGCAAAACCTGGGACGGACAGTTTGGTAACAATCAATTCTGCCGATTCATTGGATTTTAAATTGGGGAAAATTCAGGTTAAAAATTATGAAATTATCTACAACGACGAGACCCAAAAGCTGAAAGCAAGCGGTAAAATTGGGCAGTTGGATTTGGAAAGTGACTACATTCATTTGGATAAACTGGCGGTCTCGCTCAAAAAAGTAGGGGTACAAAATACAAACTTGGCGTACCGAACCGAGAGCCTGAATGTAGACATAAGCCAATTTAATACGCAGCTGGAAAATTTTGTCTTTACCCCCGAACGTGCTGCTGGAAAGTTGAAATCGGCAAGTATGGTGGAGAAAAGGGGCTTTGTATTGCATCAGGTGCAAACCGATTTTGTTTACTCTACTACTCAAACCTCGCTCGAAAATCTGTTTATCCAAACCAACGAAACCATTCTTCGGAATCGGGCCGTTTTACGTTACCGTTCGCTGGATGAATTGACCGATAATATCGGAAATGTAGGCCTAGATGTGAACCTGCAAAACAGCCAAATCAGTTTTAAAGATGTGTTGACTTGGATGCCTACCCTCCGAAAAACGCCACCTTTTGACCGCAATCCAACGGCCATTGTCAAGGTAAATGGCATAGTGACGGGCAAGGTCAATCAATTAACCCTGAAGGCTGTCGATGTGCAAACCTTACAAGGAACTCACCTGCGCATGGAGGGGAAAATTGCGGGATTGCCCGACCCTCAAAAAATGGCCTTAGATTTAAAAATCGGCGAATTTTCTACTACCCGGGCCGATATTGAACGTATTGCACCCAAAGATGCTCTGCCTGCTTCCATCGAGATTCCCGCGAAGCTACTGCTGACGGGTACCGTTAAAGGCAGCCTGAATGACCTTAATCTGAACACCCGTTTGGCCTCCGATATGGGCGACGCGACGTTTGAAGGGAATCTGAAAAATTTTGTCAGAGGTAAAAATGAAGGCTATCAGGGAACCCTAGTTCTAAAAGATTTTAACGCCGGAAAACTGCTGAAACAACCACCCGAACAACTCGGGAAACTTTCGTTGACGGCAACCGTCAATGGGCAGGGGATTGACCCAAAAACCTTGCAGGCTGTACTGAAAGGCACGGTTTTGAGCGCGGATGTCAAAGGATATACCTACCAAAATCTGAATCTTGAAGGTACGTATCGTCAGCAGGTAGCCGATTTTGTCGCCGCCATCGCCGACCCTAACGCTACCTTACGTCTCACAATTCAGGCTGATTTGCGGCCCGAATATCCCGTGATATCGGCGGAAGCGGATATTGATGAACTACGACTTAAACCCCTCAATCTGTACAGTGAAAACCTCGGGATTCGTGGTAAAATAAACGCTGTTTTTCCTTCCACCAACCCCGCCGACCCGCGCGGAACGTTGCTGATTCAAGACGGGGTGTTGATTCAGGATGGGAAAGAGATTGCCTTGCAAACCCTGTCGTTGAACCTCGAAAACGAGAATGGAGAACGATTGGCGGTCATTGATGCCCCCTTCCTCAAAGCCCGGGCCACGGGGGTGTTTCGGTATGAGCAACTTGCCGATATTTTATTGACCGAAATCAATCGTTACTTTGCCCTGCCCGCCATTCAATACAAGCCCATCGCGGAGCCATATCGCTTTTCGTTGGAAGGAAAAGTAGCCAACCACGCCGCCTTGAAGGCATTTGTGCCTGAGTTGACACGGATGGACACGGTACGGTTTTCAATGCAATTAAACAGTCAACAGGACACCACCCTCCGGCTGAAACTACAAGCACCGCTGATAGAATACGACAGTACGTTGGTAGAACGGGTCACTATTAACGTAGACGGGGCCAAAAATAAAGCCAATTATGCCGCTTACGTTGATAAAGTAACGTCGGGAACGACCAACATTCGACGCACGTACCTGAATGGCGAAATCACCAACAATATCGTTGGGTTTAACTTAGTTCTCAAAGATTCGTTAGATAAAGACCGCCACGGAATGGAGGGTGTACTGGCTTCGATTGACAATAACTATCGCCTGCAATTACGGCGGCGGGGGCTGTTGCTTGATTATAAAAATTGGACCGCCGATTCCACGGGTTATGTGCAGTTCGGGAAAGACGGGCTATTGGCCAGGAAATTTACCATTAACCAAAATCGACAGCGACTTTTTGTGAACAGCCTGACCGATACACCTAATGGCCCGCTGAGAATCGAAATGGATAGCCTTAATCTACGCCCTTTGGTGGGTATTATGGCCGATTCTACGCTTATGGGCGGGGTACTAGCGGGTAACGTTATTTTGCAGAATTATACACAGGAAAACCCTGCTTTTACGGGCGACTTTTCCATTCGTGATTTGACGGTGATGGATATCCTTATCGGCAACCTGAATGCCAAAGCCGCCAATCAGTCGGCTGATAATATTGTGGCCGAAGCCACGCTCAAAAGTGCCCAAAACGATGTGAAATTGAGCGGAAACTACTTACTCAAAAGTAAAACACCGCTGAATTTAACGTTGGACATTCGTCGAATGGGAATGCAAACCGTAGAAGCCTTTAGCCTTGGGGAGTTGCGGCGTACGCGTGGTTCGCTAGCGGGCAAAGCCACCATCAAAGGGGCAATTGACAAACCTCAAATCGACGGCAGTGTTGCGTTTGACAGTGTGTCGTTTAACATAACCCAATTAGGCGCCACGTACCGTATCAACAACAGCCGTTTGCAGTTTAAAGGGTCGGACATTTTACTGCAAAAATTTGTGGTAAGCGATACTGCCAACCGTCCGTTACAGATTGACGGCAAAGTCAACATTGCCAAAATTCCTGATGTTTCGTACGATCTAAATATCGTCGGAAAAGATTTTACGGTGCTTAATGCTACTCGGAAAGAAAATGAGTTTTTCTACGGAAACGGAATCGTGGACGCCAACCTGCACGTGGCGGGGGTGGGTTCAAAACCCGCTATTGATGGCTCCGTAAAACTGAAAGAAGGGAGTGATATTACGGTTATTTTGCCCGATGATAATTTTGGAGAAAATGCCACGGAAGGCATTGTTGAATTTATTAACCCCAACAAACCCGCCGTGGTGGATTCGAGTGCTATCGAATCGGCTCCCATTGATTTTGCCTCCGAAATCTCGCTCAACCTCGAAGCTGACGACCGCTCGCAACTCACCATTGTGGTGGATGAACTGAACGGCGATAACCTAAAAGTAAGGGGTAATGCTCAGCTCAACGCGGGGATTTCGCCAAGTGGTCAGGTCTTTATTTTAGGTTTGTACGAAATAACCCAAGGCTCCTATGACCTCACGTTTGAGATTCTAAAACGCGGTTTTACCATTCAAAAAGGAAGCCGTTTGATTTGGACTGGCGACCCGATGAAAGCCGACGTAGACATCACGGCGGTGTATCCCGTTACAGCTGAATTGACGCCGATTGTTCCGAATGATGCAGATTATAAAAACAAGAAACTTCCCCTTCAGGTATTACTCAAAATGCAGGGAAGTTTGGAAAAACCCCAAATCACTTTTGATATTCGGCCCGATAAAACGAGAATGTCGGCAGATGAAGTTTCTAGAATAGAAAATGATGGAGTTTTTACAGAACTTCAACAGAATCAGGCGGCCATGAACAAACAAGTGTTTTCGTTGTTGGTGCTGAATAAATTTTCGGGAGAGCAATCATCCGATTTCTTTTCGAGTGTGAATCCGGAGCTGATTGCCCGCGAAAGCGTGAGTAAACTGCTGACCGACCAACTCAATATGTTGGCTTCTGATTTGATTAAAGGCGTAAAATTGGATTTCAATCTCAATTCTACATCTGTTTCGACCAACACGGGTACTGCTGCCCAAACTGACCTGAACGTGGGTTTGAGTAAAGCCTTTATGGATGACCGCCTCACGGTCAATGTAGGCCGTAATTTTGAAATCGAAAGCGGCGCAAGAGCGGCTCGTTCCACCGAAATCATTGACAATGTAAATGTAAATTATAACCTGACCCGGGATGGACGCTATGCTTTTCGGGCCTACCGAAAAAACCAGTATCAGGCGGTATTGGAAGGGTTTATTGTAGAAACGGGCGTGAGTTTTGCGGTAGTGTTAGATTACGACAAATTGAAAGAAATGTTTAAAAAATGA
- the tamL gene encoding translocation and assembly module lipoprotein TamL has protein sequence MTFRFSCILLVLLSSFFMGCSVSRYLPPNESLYVGAEVKMAPDSNVSAKTAKTVKAELEPILRPQPNSMLLGFPYKVWLYYFLGEPKKEKSFRGWFRKRFGESPVFASKRAVTTNSAVITNYLNNEGYFRSTASGEMTETKRRAKAVYTVGLRKRYTIKTVEFITKDSSVFSKNLQLTQKNTLLKEGAPYRLTAIEEERNRIERELKKHGFYYFRPDYLIVKADTNLNNHQTRLYVELKPNTTQLALKRYFIQNIYVISDNGRLKSDTLAEVTGRRGNIRIIDPAHAYRPRIFYDAIGFRKGTLYNSELHDVSLSRLINLKNFKFVKNQFELLPRSDSALLDVYYYLTPLKKKTLRAELSGVTKSNNLAGAQVGLTWLNRNLFRAAEQLRLTANAGLDLQIGGRSDTASKVRNFYRTSFEAELSFPRFVLPFYKVRPDKNQTLPKTTLTTGFEQLTQQGLYRQTSIKLNWGYSWRKNTQIEHTFLPIALNVVKPKIIDGEAFLNLIIDPATKQQDLLRYFKILENRLILGAQYNIAYTPTPKPLSKNTFVITGGVDLAGNVAGLIAKRREEVGQVFGIPYEQYARFDAEVRHYRNVSPKLRWANRLLIGLGIPYGNSLSLPQFKQYFAGGTNGIRAFRARTLGPGSYKLDTATTNIFGNVAFGDIRLEANSELRLRISEYFEGAMFADAGNIWMYRNYDDSFYTPEENAVFTNQFYKQVAVGGGIGLRIITPFVLLRLDLAVPFRKPWLPENERWVLNQFDLRSKPWRKENLVFNIAVGYSF, from the coding sequence ATGACGTTTAGATTTAGCTGTATACTTCTCGTACTCCTGTCCAGTTTTTTTATGGGCTGTTCGGTCTCGCGCTATCTGCCGCCCAACGAGAGCCTGTACGTAGGAGCAGAGGTGAAAATGGCGCCTGATTCCAACGTATCGGCCAAGACAGCTAAAACGGTTAAAGCCGAGCTTGAACCCATCTTGCGGCCCCAACCCAACAGCATGTTGTTGGGGTTCCCCTATAAAGTTTGGCTGTATTATTTTCTGGGAGAGCCCAAAAAAGAAAAGAGTTTCCGGGGATGGTTTCGGAAACGTTTCGGGGAGTCGCCCGTTTTTGCTAGCAAGCGTGCGGTTACGACCAACAGTGCGGTGATTACGAATTATTTGAACAATGAAGGCTATTTTCGTTCGACGGCTTCGGGCGAAATGACCGAAACTAAACGCCGAGCCAAGGCCGTTTATACGGTGGGGTTAAGAAAACGGTACACCATTAAAACGGTTGAATTTATCACTAAAGACAGCTCCGTATTCTCTAAAAATCTGCAATTGACCCAAAAAAATACGCTTTTGAAAGAAGGTGCTCCTTACCGTTTGACGGCTATCGAAGAAGAGCGTAACCGCATTGAGCGCGAACTAAAAAAACACGGATTTTACTACTTTCGACCCGATTATCTGATTGTAAAGGCCGATACAAATCTTAATAATCACCAGACGCGTTTGTACGTAGAGCTAAAGCCTAATACGACGCAGTTGGCCCTGAAAAGGTACTTTATTCAAAATATTTACGTCATTTCGGATAATGGCCGCCTCAAAAGTGATACACTAGCCGAGGTGACTGGACGACGGGGCAACATCAGGATTATCGACCCCGCTCATGCCTACCGTCCGCGTATTTTTTATGATGCCATTGGATTTCGGAAGGGAACGCTCTACAACAGCGAATTGCATGATGTCTCGCTCTCGCGGCTTATTAACCTCAAAAATTTTAAGTTTGTAAAAAATCAATTTGAATTGCTGCCCCGTTCAGACTCGGCCTTGTTGGATGTGTATTATTACCTCACTCCCCTGAAAAAGAAAACCCTCCGCGCCGAACTTAGTGGGGTGACGAAGTCAAACAACTTAGCAGGGGCACAGGTGGGGCTGACTTGGCTCAATCGGAATCTTTTTCGCGCGGCCGAGCAGCTGCGCCTTACCGCCAATGCGGGTTTAGATTTGCAGATAGGGGGCCGAAGTGATACTGCTTCGAAAGTAAGAAATTTCTACCGTACGAGTTTTGAAGCGGAGCTATCGTTCCCACGATTTGTGTTACCGTTTTATAAAGTACGGCCCGATAAAAACCAAACATTGCCCAAAACCACCCTTACAACTGGTTTTGAACAGTTAACCCAGCAGGGGCTTTATCGTCAAACATCTATTAAATTGAACTGGGGGTATAGTTGGCGAAAAAACACCCAGATAGAGCACACGTTTTTGCCGATTGCCCTGAACGTGGTGAAACCAAAGATTATTGACGGAGAAGCGTTTTTAAATCTGATTATCGACCCCGCTACTAAACAACAGGATTTGCTACGTTACTTTAAAATTCTGGAAAATCGGCTCATTTTAGGGGCCCAATACAACATTGCTTACACGCCTACCCCAAAGCCATTAAGTAAAAATACGTTTGTCATAACGGGTGGGGTTGATTTGGCTGGGAATGTGGCGGGATTGATAGCCAAACGCCGCGAAGAAGTGGGGCAAGTGTTTGGCATTCCTTACGAACAATACGCCCGTTTTGACGCGGAAGTTCGCCATTATCGCAATGTCAGCCCTAAGCTCCGCTGGGCAAATCGCCTTTTGATTGGATTGGGGATTCCGTACGGAAATTCATTGTCGTTGCCGCAATTTAAGCAGTATTTTGCGGGTGGAACAAACGGGATACGGGCGTTTCGGGCGCGAACGCTGGGCCCAGGAAGTTATAAATTGGATACGGCTACCACCAATATTTTTGGGAACGTGGCCTTCGGAGATATTCGTTTGGAGGCAAACAGTGAGCTGCGTTTGCGAATCAGTGAGTATTTTGAAGGCGCGATGTTTGCCGACGCAGGTAATATCTGGATGTACCGCAATTACGATGATTCGTTTTATACGCCCGAAGAAAATGCGGTGTTTACCAACCAATTTTACAAACAAGTAGCCGTTGGCGGAGGAATCGGGCTACGGATTATTACCCCTTTTGTGCTCTTACGCCTCGACTTAGCGGTGCCGTTTCGAAAGCCGTGGCTTCCCGAAAACGAGCGGTGGGTGCTCAATCAATTTGATTTACGAAGCAAACCGTGGCGAAAAGAAAATTTAGTGTTTAACATTGCCGTTGGTTATTCTTTCTGA
- the purQ gene encoding phosphoribosylformylglycinamidine synthase subunit PurQ, translated as MKFGVVVFPGSNCDDDTVYTLRVNLGQEVVKLWHKDHDLQGCDFVILPGGFSYGDYLRTGAIARFSPIMNEVIAHANRGGYVMGICNGFQIVAEAGLVPGVLLRNSSQRYICRNIYLNPQSKSTILTGGLDRSAYKIPIAHGDGRYFADEDTLKSLNDNDQVLFRYCDENGLITEAANPNGSLENIAGVTNAGKNVFGMMPHPERASDPALGNADGRFILEQLLAVTA; from the coding sequence ATGAAATTCGGCGTAGTAGTTTTTCCCGGTTCCAATTGCGACGATGATACTGTCTATACATTACGGGTCAATTTAGGCCAAGAAGTGGTAAAACTTTGGCACAAAGACCACGACCTTCAAGGCTGTGATTTTGTGATTCTTCCCGGAGGTTTTTCCTACGGCGATTATTTGCGCACTGGCGCTATTGCCCGTTTTTCTCCCATCATGAATGAAGTCATTGCCCACGCCAATCGCGGCGGGTACGTCATGGGCATCTGCAACGGTTTCCAGATTGTAGCCGAAGCAGGATTGGTTCCGGGGGTACTGTTACGCAATAGCTCACAACGCTACATCTGCCGCAATATTTACTTGAATCCACAAAGCAAATCCACGATTTTGACGGGCGGTTTGGACCGCTCAGCCTATAAAATTCCGATTGCCCACGGCGACGGACGTTATTTTGCCGACGAAGACACCCTCAAAAGCCTCAACGACAACGACCAAGTGCTGTTCCGTTATTGCGACGAAAACGGTCTCATCACCGAAGCCGCCAATCCCAACGGTAGCTTGGAAAATATCGCGGGCGTAACCAATGCGGGTAAAAATGTATTTGGAATGATGCCCCACCCAGAGCGCGCCTCCGACCCTGCCTTGGGCAATGCCGATGGCCGTTTTATACTGGAGCAGCTTTTGGCCGTAACGGCATAA
- a CDS encoding MBL fold metallo-hydrolase, with protein sequence MQILKNLFQVSGDLNGLTFDQPGALWNDGNAYVLKTPQGLILFDCGCGETIEQMFHNMRYWDLAPEEIQYCLLTHAHLDHAGGAHILKKRGVKIMAVAETAEAIAAGDERCCGYLYHKTFQPVTVDQILVDKQRRNLLGVEIEVMHLPGHSMGCTAYLFTWEQKRIVISGDVIGTLLSGDFGWSGSIDFDKKIYTASLRRFAKIETDIMLPGHGMVYFHKPRRRVEEVLNAALMQWR encoded by the coding sequence ATGCAAATTTTGAAAAATCTTTTTCAGGTAAGCGGCGACCTTAACGGGCTTACGTTTGACCAACCTGGGGCGTTATGGAACGATGGAAACGCATACGTGCTAAAAACCCCACAAGGGCTAATCCTGTTTGACTGTGGATGTGGTGAAACCATCGAGCAGATGTTCCATAATATGCGCTATTGGGATCTGGCGCCGGAGGAAATCCAATATTGCCTCCTGACCCACGCGCATCTGGACCATGCTGGAGGTGCGCATATTCTCAAAAAAAGAGGCGTAAAAATCATGGCCGTGGCCGAAACCGCCGAGGCCATTGCGGCAGGCGACGAGCGCTGCTGCGGCTATTTGTACCATAAAACCTTTCAGCCCGTTACAGTAGACCAAATTTTGGTGGATAAACAACGACGTAATCTATTGGGTGTAGAAATTGAGGTGATGCACTTGCCTGGCCACAGCATGGGTTGCACAGCCTATCTGTTTACGTGGGAGCAAAAGCGAATCGTCATCAGCGGAGATGTAATTGGCACCTTGCTGAGTGGCGATTTTGGGTGGAGTGGCTCCATTGACTTCGACAAAAAAATCTATACCGCTTCTTTACGTCGGTTTGCCAAAATAGAGACCGATATTATGTTGCCGGGCCACGGCATGGTTTATTTTCACAAGCCACGTCGGCGTGTGGAAGAAGTGCTGAATGCGGCCTTGATGCAATGGCGATAA
- a CDS encoding M14 family metallopeptidase: MKKPFILLLSLFMLANAAAQKPYYGEQKWPEQDTANKFYTVKGERHGVSFFKKHYFKDVEYQPSNKLAFDVYHSPDVMYHWYRKWAAQYPDIVDLYEVAKSYEGRPILQMTITNKKTGKHTDKPAAYFEAGRHSGEVTSSEAILWLTQHLLENYGKDASITQLVDTKSIYLRPENNPDGSTMYLFTAQRNRSTVRPKDDDRDGLLDEDPEEDLDGDGVIYQIRKKAVTKAEKEKADYTLDPRDPSGRLMKRVLEGKGDWLVYTEGIDNDGDGKYNEDGIGGLDNHRNYPENWRPDQGGDLTGRGYTQGGAGEYPLSEIETRSTVLWLLAHPNISVVNSMDTRVPMHLRPPSTSKSAESMFPADLAIYKHMDSVGLAFTGYPWAGDVYDTYATRSKTDRTTGDPTKPQPLFGHGPDFGYFYYGSVWYGDELWNGGAMKDYNKDGAYDEYDGLMWDDEANKKNGFKPWTKLIHPVLGEVEIGGFHPKFFAQNGPAWQLENWIAKQSKFNLAMAKELPQIDLKDVNVKALANNEYEIKVTWSNSGKLPVALEQAKLVKIVQEDRVTLDFDKALLKGYEDAKVTITEPTLFDKTIYTGYTKVGEQKEAVFKVKLNQKGPVKAKVKLSSTRGGYKEKEIVLGN; the protein is encoded by the coding sequence ATGAAAAAACCCTTTATACTGCTTCTATCGCTGTTTATGTTGGCAAATGCCGCCGCCCAGAAACCCTATTACGGTGAGCAAAAATGGCCCGAACAAGACACGGCCAATAAGTTCTACACCGTCAAAGGTGAGCGGCATGGCGTTAGCTTTTTTAAGAAACATTATTTTAAAGATGTGGAATATCAACCCAGCAATAAACTGGCATTTGACGTTTATCACTCACCCGATGTAATGTACCACTGGTACCGAAAATGGGCCGCCCAATATCCCGACATCGTAGACCTTTACGAAGTAGCAAAAAGCTACGAGGGGCGGCCTATCCTGCAAATGACCATTACCAACAAAAAAACGGGCAAACATACCGACAAACCCGCGGCTTATTTTGAGGCTGGCCGGCACAGCGGCGAGGTAACGAGCAGCGAAGCCATTCTCTGGCTGACGCAGCATTTACTCGAAAACTACGGTAAAGATGCGTCCATTACCCAACTCGTTGACACCAAATCCATTTATCTGCGTCCTGAAAATAACCCCGACGGGTCTACGATGTACCTTTTTACGGCGCAACGTAACCGAAGCACCGTGCGGCCCAAAGACGATGACCGCGACGGCCTGCTCGACGAAGACCCCGAAGAAGACCTCGACGGCGACGGGGTTATTTATCAAATCCGAAAAAAAGCCGTTACCAAAGCCGAAAAAGAAAAAGCCGATTATACCCTCGACCCCCGCGACCCGTCGGGGCGCTTGATGAAACGCGTCTTGGAGGGCAAGGGCGATTGGCTGGTTTACACTGAAGGCATTGATAACGACGGCGACGGCAAATACAACGAAGACGGCATCGGCGGCTTAGACAACCACCGCAATTACCCCGAAAATTGGCGACCAGACCAAGGCGGCGACCTCACGGGGCGCGGCTACACTCAGGGTGGTGCGGGCGAGTACCCGTTGAGTGAAATTGAAACGCGCTCCACGGTTTTGTGGTTGCTGGCTCATCCTAACATCTCGGTCGTCAACTCGATGGATACACGCGTGCCGATGCACCTGCGCCCGCCGTCAACTTCCAAAAGTGCCGAAAGTATGTTCCCCGCCGATTTGGCGATTTATAAACACATGGACAGCGTGGGATTAGCTTTTACGGGTTATCCTTGGGCTGGCGACGTGTATGATACCTACGCCACCCGCAGCAAAACCGACCGCACCACCGGCGACCCCACCAAGCCTCAACCCTTGTTTGGCCACGGTCCTGATTTCGGTTATTTTTATTACGGCTCGGTATGGTACGGTGATGAACTTTGGAACGGCGGTGCCATGAAAGATTACAACAAAGATGGCGCTTACGATGAGTACGACGGTCTCATGTGGGACGACGAAGCCAACAAAAAAAATGGCTTCAAACCCTGGACAAAACTCATCCACCCCGTATTGGGGGAAGTAGAAATTGGCGGGTTTCACCCTAAATTTTTTGCGCAAAATGGCCCCGCGTGGCAGTTGGAAAACTGGATTGCCAAACAGTCAAAATTCAATTTAGCGATGGCCAAAGAATTGCCCCAAATTGACCTCAAAGACGTGAATGTGAAAGCCCTAGCCAACAACGAATACGAAATAAAAGTAACGTGGAGCAATTCAGGAAAGCTGCCCGTCGCGCTGGAGCAGGCCAAATTGGTCAAAATAGTGCAGGAAGACCGCGTTACGCTGGACTTTGACAAGGCATTACTCAAAGGCTACGAAGACGCAAAAGTAACTATCACAGAACCTACCTTATTTGACAAAACGATTTACACTGGCTACACCAAGGTTGGTGAACAAAAAGAAGCCGTTTTTAAAGTAAAACTCAACCAAAAAGGCCCCGTCAAGGCAAAAGTGAAGCTTTCTTCTACCCGAGGCGGTTACAAAGAGAAAGAAATTGTTCTGGGGAATTAG